One stretch of Commensalibacter melissae DNA includes these proteins:
- a CDS encoding histidine triad nucleotide-binding protein, which translates to MASTSVRYDSQNIFAKILKKEIPAKTIYENEYVLAFHDVAPKAPIHALVIPKNPYTSYADFSQRAAPEEIVAFTKAVAHVANLLGLDKDGYRIISNIGRNSGQEVFHFHFHILGGKKLPFA; encoded by the coding sequence ATGGCTTCAACTTCAGTTCGTTACGATTCTCAAAATATATTTGCTAAAATTTTGAAAAAAGAAATTCCAGCAAAAACAATTTATGAAAATGAATATGTGTTGGCGTTTCACGATGTAGCCCCCAAGGCACCAATTCATGCCTTGGTCATTCCCAAAAACCCTTATACCTCCTATGCTGATTTTTCTCAACGTGCAGCCCCCGAGGAAATTGTAGCTTTTACCAAGGCTGTTGCACATGTAGCCAATTTATTGGGTCTTGACAAAGATGGTTATCGCATTATCAGCAATATTGGCAGGAATTCCGGCCAAGAAGTTTTCCATTTTCACTTTCATATTCTTGGTGGGAAAAAGTTACCATTTGCTTAA
- a CDS encoding GNAT family N-acetyltransferase, producing MDNINSNLLPKIELEQITTLDNDDDLHAICESLEAAILAGYHCRWVKAPPRQLLESYIKGSLLVPEKTLFTGRMDGHIVAFCEVETPLKEEESPYIAAKITIFAVAPYAINVGVSKRLLLKIEQTIAQLGFPIINVQIDESQKKLFQFYLKNGYHHWATHPYYRKINGQIFRGYFLYKSFLNLP from the coding sequence ATGGATAACATCAACTCAAACCTACTTCCAAAAATCGAATTAGAACAAATTACCACTCTTGATAATGATGATGATTTGCATGCAATCTGTGAATCTCTGGAAGCCGCAATACTGGCTGGTTATCATTGTCGCTGGGTTAAGGCACCACCAAGACAATTGTTGGAAAGCTATATAAAGGGATCGTTACTTGTTCCCGAAAAAACTCTTTTCACAGGTCGAATGGATGGACATATTGTCGCATTTTGCGAGGTTGAAACACCACTAAAAGAAGAGGAATCTCCCTATATTGCTGCAAAAATCACCATTTTTGCAGTTGCACCCTATGCCATAAATGTCGGCGTCAGTAAACGTTTACTTCTAAAAATCGAACAGACCATTGCCCAACTAGGTTTCCCGATCATTAATGTGCAAATTGATGAAAGTCAGAAAAAATTATTTCAGTTTTATTTGAAAAATGGATATCATCATTGGGCAACCCACCCTTATTATCGAAAAATCAACGGGCAAATTTTCAGGGGATATTTTTTATATAAATCCTTTTTGAACCTACCATAA
- a CDS encoding aspartate carbamoyltransferase catalytic subunit, with product MVNSFGQHFLGIEGLPEDQIEILLDRAENYALLNRSRKTPRNLLRERTLITLFFENSTRTRTSFELAGKRLGADVINMSVSTSSVSKGETLLDTAYTLNAMRADLLVIRHAQSGAPALLAQKVDASVINAGDGTHEHPTQALLDALTIRRHFGKLTGLTVAICGDIAHSRVARSNIILLKTMGCNVRVIGPRTLLPSTIAKMGATPYYSMDEGVKNVDVIMMLRLQRERMSAGLIPSTREYFRFFGLDRRRLNLAKSNALVMHPGPLNRGIEIDSHVADDPHQSVIQEQVEMGVAVRMAVLEKFSHIKAQP from the coding sequence ATGGTTAATTCCTTTGGACAGCATTTTCTTGGTATAGAAGGACTTCCCGAAGACCAAATTGAAATATTACTGGATCGGGCAGAAAACTATGCCTTACTAAACCGTTCTCGCAAGACCCCTCGCAATCTGTTGAGAGAACGTACGTTAATCACCCTGTTTTTTGAAAATAGTACCCGCACTCGTACATCTTTCGAACTGGCGGGGAAACGTCTGGGTGCTGATGTCATTAACATGTCCGTTTCCACTTCTTCGGTCAGCAAGGGGGAAACATTACTGGATACGGCCTATACTTTAAACGCTATGCGAGCTGATTTGCTTGTCATTCGACATGCACAATCTGGTGCCCCTGCGCTTCTTGCCCAAAAGGTCGATGCAAGTGTCATCAATGCAGGCGATGGAACTCATGAACATCCCACTCAGGCTTTGCTCGATGCATTAACAATTCGTCGCCACTTTGGAAAATTGACAGGTTTGACTGTTGCAATATGTGGAGATATAGCTCATAGCCGAGTTGCCCGTTCAAACATAATCCTTCTTAAAACAATGGGTTGCAATGTCAGGGTTATTGGTCCAAGAACCTTATTGCCTTCAACAATCGCTAAAATGGGTGCCACCCCTTATTACTCAATGGATGAGGGGGTTAAAAATGTTGATGTTATCATGATGTTACGTCTTCAAAGAGAAAGAATGAGTGCTGGATTAATTCCAAGTACTCGTGAATATTTTCGTTTCTTTGGACTAGATCGAAGACGGTTAAACCTTGCAAAGTCAAATGCATTGGTCATGCATCCTGGACCATTAAACCGGGGAATAGAGATTGATAGTCATGTTGCCGATGATCCACATCAAAGCGTCATACAGGAACAAGTCGAAATGGGTGTTGCCGTAAGAATGGCAGTTCTTGAAAAATTCTCTCACATAAAGGCGCAGCCATGA
- the gltX gene encoding glutamate--tRNA ligase, translating into MTVRTRFAPSPTGLLHIGNARAALFNYLYAKHHHGEFLLRIEDTDRERSTQEAVDVILDGLAWMGLTPDEPPVFQSTRIKRHQEIALHLLETGKAYKCFCTPEDLAQMRAKALAEGKPPRYNGYWRDRDPSEAPSNAPYTIRIKAPKEGETVIQDLVQGEVTVANIEMDDMIILRADGTPTYQHAVVCDDHDMNITHVIRGDDHLTNSFRQLMIYRAMEWNIPKFAHLPLIHGPDGAKLSKRHGASSVVEFRDEGYLPEALCNYLLRLGWGHGDEEILSRKDQIRLFDLDGVGRSPSRMDYAKLTHVNGYWLRQADDVRLTKDVLSRLKGRKDLDLSQNNEQKIKLLMPGLKERAKNLNELAENASFLCMSIPLNFTDKAQKLLNENNRALLSKLVVELNELPEFTKESVNSCLHAFAEKENLKLGKVAQPLRAAVTGSTMSPGIDDTLLALGKNEVLARLGAVING; encoded by the coding sequence ATGACCGTTCGTACACGTTTTGCTCCAAGTCCAACGGGATTGCTTCATATTGGCAATGCTCGCGCTGCACTATTCAACTATCTTTATGCCAAACATCATCATGGCGAATTCTTATTACGGATTGAAGATACTGACAGAGAGCGTTCCACTCAAGAAGCTGTTGATGTTATTCTTGATGGACTGGCATGGATGGGGTTAACACCAGACGAACCGCCTGTTTTTCAATCGACAAGAATTAAAAGACACCAGGAAATCGCTCTTCATCTTCTCGAGACAGGAAAAGCCTATAAATGTTTCTGCACACCAGAGGATTTGGCTCAAATGCGTGCCAAGGCACTGGCTGAGGGAAAACCTCCCCGTTATAACGGATACTGGCGTGACCGTGATCCATCCGAGGCACCCTCCAATGCACCTTATACCATTCGCATCAAGGCCCCCAAAGAAGGTGAAACCGTTATTCAAGACCTTGTTCAAGGAGAGGTCACCGTCGCCAATATCGAAATGGATGACATGATTATTCTACGCGCTGATGGAACCCCAACATATCAACACGCTGTTGTCTGTGATGATCATGACATGAATATCACCCATGTCATTCGTGGCGATGACCATTTAACCAATAGTTTTAGACAATTAATGATCTATCGCGCGATGGAATGGAATATTCCCAAATTTGCCCATCTTCCCCTTATTCATGGTCCCGATGGTGCGAAATTGTCCAAACGACATGGTGCAAGTTCGGTTGTTGAATTTCGTGATGAAGGATATTTGCCTGAGGCTTTATGTAACTACCTGCTTAGATTAGGCTGGGGTCATGGAGATGAGGAAATACTTAGTCGGAAAGATCAAATTAGGTTATTTGATCTGGATGGTGTTGGCCGTTCTCCATCTCGAATGGATTATGCCAAATTAACACACGTTAATGGATACTGGTTAAGACAGGCAGATGATGTAAGACTAACCAAAGATGTATTGTCTCGTTTGAAGGGACGGAAAGACCTTGATTTAAGCCAGAATAATGAACAGAAAATCAAATTATTGATGCCTGGATTGAAAGAACGCGCCAAAAATCTGAATGAATTGGCTGAAAATGCTTCTTTCCTTTGTATGTCAATTCCATTAAATTTTACGGACAAGGCACAAAAATTATTGAATGAAAATAATCGTGCCTTGTTGAGTAAACTTGTCGTGGAACTGAATGAACTACCTGAATTCACAAAAGAGTCTGTCAATAGCTGTTTACATGCATTTGCTGAAAAGGAAAACCTGAAATTGGGTAAAGTTGCCCAGCCTTTACGGGCGGCTGTAACAGGAAGTACCATGTCGCCAGGAATTGATGATACACTTCTCGCATTAGGCAAAAATGAGGTTTTGGCTAGATTAGGAGCTGTAATTAATGGTTAA
- the plsY gene encoding glycerol-3-phosphate 1-O-acyltransferase PlsY, producing MIWHIPQYAWTLMAGIILLSYLIGSIPFGMLVSYIGGMGDIRQIGSGNIGATNVLRTGKKKLAVLTLLLDMGKGSFAIWCAYIFAINYTVQAESLAAILVVVGHCFPVWINFKGGKGVATGLGVSLALTPIAGLLSCIVWLLAARLSRISSIGGLSAFVAWPLFIMIFNHLDLKTPLLFPALLISLLIFFRHRTNIYRLSNGTEPRIGEKNQKN from the coding sequence ATGATTTGGCATATACCCCAATATGCATGGACATTAATGGCAGGCATTATCCTTTTGTCCTATCTGATTGGCAGCATTCCTTTTGGAATGTTGGTTAGCTATATTGGTGGAATGGGAGATATTCGCCAAATCGGTTCAGGCAATATTGGCGCCACAAATGTTTTACGTACAGGCAAAAAAAAACTAGCGGTTTTAACTCTTTTACTCGATATGGGGAAAGGTTCTTTTGCAATATGGTGTGCCTATATTTTTGCCATTAACTATACAGTTCAGGCCGAATCACTTGCCGCAATTCTTGTAGTAGTCGGCCATTGTTTTCCCGTTTGGATAAATTTCAAAGGTGGAAAAGGTGTTGCTACGGGGTTGGGTGTCAGCCTTGCCTTAACACCTATTGCTGGCCTATTATCATGTATTGTATGGTTACTTGCCGCCAGATTGTCCCGAATTTCCTCTATAGGAGGGTTGTCCGCATTTGTTGCATGGCCTTTATTCATTATGATTTTCAATCATCTTGATCTTAAAACCCCTCTTTTATTTCCCGCTCTTCTTATAAGTTTACTCATATTTTTTCGTCATAGAACCAACATATACCGTCTCAGCAACGGTACAGAACCTCGTATTGGTGAAAAAAACCAAAAAAATTAA
- the hisA gene encoding 1-(5-phosphoribosyl)-5-[(5-phosphoribosylamino)methylideneamino]imidazole-4-carboxamide isomerase, whose amino-acid sequence MSSFSSAIHPLTLYPAIDLKNGQCVRLRQGEMDQATIYSDNPGEQARNWNNQGCKWLHVVDLDGAFAKKSVNTEAILSILANSQVPVQLGGGIRDLNAIEYWLYKGIKRVILGSVAVKNSRLVYQACKSFPGQIVIGIDAKKGYVSTEGWAETSEMKALDLALRLQDSGASAIIFTEIERDGMLSGLDLEQTANLAHHLQIPIIASGGIGNLAHIEALRNIANQEPGIEGVIVGRALYDGRIRINDALKVLETC is encoded by the coding sequence ATGTCCAGCTTTTCTTCAGCAATCCATCCCCTAACATTATATCCCGCAATTGATTTGAAAAATGGTCAATGTGTTCGATTACGTCAGGGTGAAATGGATCAGGCAACAATATATTCTGACAATCCCGGTGAACAAGCTCGAAACTGGAATAATCAGGGTTGTAAATGGTTACATGTTGTTGATCTTGATGGTGCCTTTGCAAAAAAATCTGTTAATACAGAAGCTATTTTAAGCATTCTTGCCAATTCTCAGGTGCCTGTTCAACTTGGAGGTGGAATACGGGACCTAAATGCTATCGAATATTGGCTTTATAAGGGCATAAAAAGAGTTATTCTCGGTAGTGTCGCCGTTAAAAATTCCAGACTAGTTTATCAGGCCTGCAAATCCTTTCCTGGTCAAATCGTGATTGGTATTGATGCCAAAAAAGGATATGTATCCACCGAAGGTTGGGCGGAAACCTCTGAAATGAAAGCCCTGGACCTCGCCTTACGTTTACAGGACAGCGGTGCTTCTGCCATTATCTTTACTGAAATTGAACGAGATGGCATGTTATCCGGACTTGATCTTGAACAAACTGCCAATCTTGCCCATCATCTCCAGATACCGATTATCGCCAGTGGAGGCATTGGTAACCTTGCACATATTGAGGCATTACGAAACATTGCCAATCAGGAGCCAGGAATAGAGGGGGTAATTGTTGGTCGAGCCCTCTATGATGGACGCATTCGGATCAATGACGCTTTAAAGGTGTTGGAAACATGTTGA
- the hisF gene encoding imidazole glycerol phosphate synthase subunit HisF: MLKTRVIPCLDVKNGRVVKGVNFVSLRDAGDPVEQALVYDKAGADELTFLDITASNENRNTIIDVVNRTAEKIFLPLTVGGGIRTPDNIRALLLAGADKCAINSAAIKNPDLVNDGANKFGSQCIVVAIDARSDNKGSWEVYSHGGRNPTGINVIQWAKEMTRRGAGELLITSMDRDGTGKGFDLDLLKAINSNVRVPVIASGGVGQLQHFTEGAQTGATGLLAASVFHFGQFTIEQVKKSLAGNNIPVRLS; the protein is encoded by the coding sequence ATGTTGAAAACCCGTGTCATTCCCTGTCTTGATGTCAAGAACGGACGTGTGGTCAAGGGAGTCAATTTTGTCTCCCTACGTGATGCCGGTGATCCCGTTGAACAGGCATTGGTTTATGATAAGGCAGGTGCCGATGAATTGACATTTCTGGATATAACCGCAAGCAATGAAAACAGAAACACCATCATTGATGTGGTGAATCGTACAGCGGAAAAAATTTTTCTTCCTTTGACTGTTGGCGGGGGTATTCGTACACCGGACAATATACGTGCGCTTCTTTTAGCAGGAGCGGATAAATGCGCCATTAATTCCGCAGCCATTAAAAATCCGGATCTTGTTAATGATGGAGCCAATAAATTTGGCAGTCAATGTATCGTTGTTGCTATTGACGCACGATCTGATAATAAAGGTTCATGGGAGGTCTACAGTCATGGTGGTCGTAATCCAACGGGTATTAATGTCATTCAATGGGCAAAGGAAATGACCAGGCGTGGTGCTGGTGAGCTTTTAATTACCAGCATGGATCGTGATGGTACGGGAAAAGGTTTTGATCTTGACCTTCTGAAAGCAATTAACAGTAATGTTCGTGTCCCTGTGATTGCTTCGGGAGGGGTGGGTCAATTACAACATTTTACCGAAGGCGCACAAACAGGAGCAACAGGATTACTTGCAGCCAGCGTTTTTCATTTTGGCCAATTTACGATTGAGCAGGTAAAAAAATCTCTGGCAGGAAACAACATTCCCGTCCGCCTTTCCTGA
- the hisH gene encoding imidazole glycerol phosphate synthase subunit HisH yields the protein MKHKPDSIIVIDYNGGNLASAQRALIAAAHMINLPVNVEISNKPEHIQNADRLILPGQGAFADCMSGLQSIPGLLESLNAKVRQGTPFLGICVGMQIMAEQGLEHKTTKGLGWIQGKIKPIDTTDLPLPHMGWNELNFKVNAHPVINGINPGDHAYFVHSYALSAEDNKDIIATTDYGIPIPAIIAKKNAIGTQFHVEKSQQVGLHILANFLRWNPTPA from the coding sequence ATGAAACATAAACCCGACAGCATTATTGTTATTGATTATAACGGCGGAAACCTTGCCTCCGCTCAACGCGCCCTGATTGCAGCGGCCCACATGATCAATCTGCCTGTTAATGTTGAAATCAGCAACAAACCAGAACATATTCAAAATGCGGACCGTCTTATATTACCTGGTCAGGGAGCGTTTGCAGATTGCATGAGTGGATTGCAATCCATTCCCGGTTTGCTTGAATCGTTAAATGCCAAAGTTCGGCAAGGGACCCCTTTCCTAGGAATTTGTGTTGGCATGCAAATAATGGCTGAACAAGGATTGGAACATAAAACAACCAAAGGTTTGGGATGGATCCAGGGTAAAATAAAACCTATCGATACAACAGATTTACCTTTACCCCATATGGGATGGAATGAACTAAATTTTAAAGTAAATGCACATCCTGTTATAAATGGAATAAATCCAGGTGATCATGCATATTTTGTCCATTCATATGCTTTATCCGCTGAAGATAACAAGGATATTATCGCTACAACCGATTATGGCATACCCATTCCGGCCATCATCGCCAAAAAGAATGCGATTGGCACGCAGTTTCATGTCGAAAAGAGTCAACAAGTTGGATTACATATTTTGGCAAATTTCCTAAGATGGAATCCTACCCCCGCTTAG
- a CDS encoding phosphoribosyl-ATP diphosphatase — MKSNLNGEILDRLYKKIEERKNNDPQKSYSAKLLKKGSHKVAQKFGEEAVECLIECATKNPQNLISESADVLYHLLAMWVITDISPEDVWAELHKREKISGIEEKASRNLKSSK; from the coding sequence ATGAAATCCAATCTAAATGGTGAAATTCTTGATCGTCTATATAAAAAGATTGAAGAAAGAAAAAATAATGACCCTCAAAAAAGCTATTCCGCCAAATTACTGAAAAAAGGGTCACACAAGGTTGCACAGAAATTTGGTGAAGAAGCTGTTGAATGCCTGATTGAATGTGCCACAAAAAATCCACAAAACCTGATCAGTGAAAGTGCCGATGTTTTGTATCATTTGTTGGCCATGTGGGTTATAACAGATATATCGCCTGAAGATGTTTGGGCGGAACTTCATAAAAGAGAGAAAATAAGCGGGATCGAGGAAAAGGCTTCTCGTAATTTAAAATCTTCAAAATAA
- a CDS encoding dihydroorotase, with translation MKPILFTNVHLIDPQSGLDQPGKLLVKNDKIAGIDLPETEGQPSDCDVIDGKGAILCPGLVDMRVTVGEPGFEYRETIATAAEAASAGGITTMAILPNSNPAIDNPALVTLLKAKGEITKSVSILPYGALTVGCEGKELAEIGLLQEAGAIGFTDGDKALADTRLMMQTMAYASGFDGLIIQHPEDPSLAKNSSATQGELATRLGLPSVPTAAEAIMIARDLRLAEQTNCRLHFGHISTAEGLNLIRQAKSKGFNISCDTAPVYFDLNEEAIGDFRTYAKLSPPLRSEADRLAICQGLADGTIDAIASDHLPRDVDDKRLPFAEAAPGGTGLVTLLSVTLIQVKNGNLPLAKAISLLSNNPAKILRQPIGTLARGNVADLCLFDPDQTWQVEAGKLPGRAQNTPFDNRVLPGVVLGTWKMGHCIYKRETL, from the coding sequence ATGAAACCAATTCTTTTCACCAATGTCCATTTAATTGATCCTCAATCAGGATTGGATCAACCGGGAAAACTTCTTGTCAAAAATGATAAAATTGCCGGGATAGATCTTCCGGAAACAGAAGGGCAACCATCAGATTGCGATGTCATTGATGGAAAAGGAGCCATTCTTTGTCCTGGTCTTGTTGATATGCGTGTAACCGTGGGAGAACCTGGATTTGAATATAGGGAAACCATTGCCACCGCAGCAGAAGCGGCTTCTGCAGGTGGGATAACCACCATGGCAATTCTACCCAATAGTAACCCCGCCATCGATAATCCTGCGTTGGTAACCCTGCTAAAAGCCAAGGGTGAAATAACAAAATCCGTATCCATTCTTCCTTATGGTGCATTAACTGTTGGTTGTGAGGGAAAGGAACTTGCAGAAATAGGCTTGCTTCAAGAAGCTGGCGCCATTGGTTTCACGGACGGAGACAAGGCGCTTGCAGATACCCGTTTGATGATGCAGACCATGGCCTATGCAAGTGGATTTGACGGATTGATCATTCAGCATCCCGAAGACCCCAGTCTGGCCAAAAATAGCAGTGCCACCCAGGGAGAGCTGGCAACAAGACTTGGTTTGCCTTCTGTCCCAACTGCGGCTGAAGCAATTATGATTGCCCGTGATTTACGATTGGCGGAACAAACAAATTGTCGATTACATTTTGGACATATTTCCACCGCGGAGGGACTTAATCTAATTCGACAGGCAAAATCAAAGGGATTTAATATCAGCTGTGATACCGCCCCAGTCTATTTTGACTTGAATGAAGAGGCAATTGGTGATTTTAGAACCTATGCCAAACTTTCCCCACCACTCCGTTCCGAAGCGGATCGTCTTGCAATCTGTCAGGGATTAGCAGATGGAACCATTGATGCAATCGCCTCGGATCATCTTCCAAGAGATGTGGATGACAAACGTTTACCCTTTGCAGAGGCGGCTCCGGGCGGAACAGGGCTAGTTACCCTTTTAAGTGTTACCCTTATTCAAGTCAAAAATGGCAATCTGCCCCTTGCAAAGGCTATTTCACTTTTAAGTAACAATCCTGCGAAAATCCTGCGTCAACCTATCGGAACGCTTGCCAGAGGAAATGTTGCAGATTTATGCTTATTTGATCCGGATCAAACCTGGCAGGTTGAAGCGGGAAAATTACCAGGACGGGCTCAAAACACCCCATTTGACAATCGTGTCCTTCCAGGTGTCGTCCTTGGAACCTGGAAGATGGGACACTGTATTTACAAAAGAGAGACTCTATGA
- the nth gene encoding endonuclease III, which yields MIIKADKETPLAKAMNKKEIKGFIRLLAKARPDAKTELNYSSPYTLLVSVVLSAQATDISVNKATNKLFKIASTPEAMVALGEEKLVPFINSIGLWRAKSRNVIALSKQLIENYNGQVPQTREALEALPGVGRKTANVVLSVAFDQPAMAVDTHIFRIGNRTGLAPGKTPLDVEKNLVTNIPRELIAKSHHWLILHGRYCCKAKKPECWHCPVVQICHYQDKNISPF from the coding sequence ATGATTATTAAAGCAGATAAAGAAACACCTTTAGCAAAGGCAATGAATAAGAAAGAAATCAAGGGATTCATTCGTCTTCTTGCCAAGGCACGTCCGGACGCTAAAACTGAACTGAATTATTCTTCACCCTACACGCTTTTAGTATCCGTTGTTTTATCGGCTCAGGCAACTGACATATCTGTTAATAAAGCCACAAATAAATTGTTCAAGATTGCATCTACACCTGAAGCAATGGTTGCTCTTGGTGAGGAAAAATTAGTTCCCTTTATCAATTCCATCGGTTTATGGCGTGCCAAATCCCGAAATGTTATAGCGCTTTCCAAACAATTGATCGAAAATTATAATGGGCAAGTCCCGCAAACGAGAGAGGCTTTGGAAGCTTTACCCGGTGTTGGAAGAAAAACGGCGAATGTAGTATTAAGTGTTGCTTTTGATCAACCTGCCATGGCAGTTGATACGCATATATTTCGAATAGGCAATCGCACGGGTCTAGCTCCCGGCAAGACACCCCTCGATGTTGAAAAAAATCTAGTAACAAATATTCCCCGAGAATTGATTGCGAAATCACATCATTGGTTGATTTTACATGGACGCTATTGCTGTAAGGCTAAAAAACCTGAATGCTGGCACTGTCCTGTTGTGCAAATATGCCATTACCAAGATAAAAACATAAGTCCGTTTTGA
- a CDS encoding ComEC/Rec2 family competence protein — MPVILGLGSLIYFTLTSEPDLSYGFIFSIFGLIGMAVIRWRYPLQLNLYIFHCVVFLLGSGFCLAWLQTHRQEPFYRLPTHAATMKGKIRRIEILSSGKTRVLVHRVHFLSYPESEQKEWHRYIQITLFHTDHSQINVGDWIEVKAMLKHPFPPVRMASYDLQFHDWFKNIGAYGYAIAPINVIRKSDKTSIQLIREKIACRIRILLPGETGAIAQILLTGIDANLSQEKRHVFAVAGLAHLLAIAGLHLGTVMLIVGGTVRWLLLRSEYIALHWPVKMIALSIGWIAGCIYLFLTGFHLPAIRSLIMASLIVFAMSMDRRSLSMHNLMLAALMILIFSPSSIMNVSFQMSMAAVMAIIAGYGWGYDRFLKKSKNTCGLKNFFFYISEAAWISFLAGLAVCPIVMAHFHELNLYFILANLIAVPVTMFLIMPTGLLSLVTIGTGIDYYFLHLMAYGINLVINTARIVNDFPYAVIWVKDMPGWGLTCYFIGLCIICLCVTRLKSTGILLITIGIISCLWGKNPDLVTSADGQMIAIRRTGFIWVICQHGCNKYTIEGWKQYLGVSKVRIQFSHNHDRNILCKDFYCKLLDEHVLIILKKPENFFSQAEICHAMRLEISLLWEQRLCPDISFVDKEKNWVYGSHSIWLNSNKIKNDLSLRGNRPWVMEPIQRGIPNLPEALSE; from the coding sequence ATGCCTGTGATATTGGGTCTTGGAAGTCTGATTTATTTCACTCTTACGAGTGAACCAGATTTATCTTATGGTTTTATATTTTCAATATTCGGTTTGATAGGAATGGCAGTCATTCGATGGCGTTATCCCCTTCAACTAAATCTCTATATTTTTCACTGTGTTGTTTTTTTATTGGGATCAGGGTTTTGTCTTGCATGGTTACAAACACATCGACAGGAACCTTTTTACCGTTTGCCAACGCATGCGGCTACAATGAAAGGAAAAATTCGTCGAATAGAGATTTTATCAAGTGGAAAAACCCGTGTTTTAGTGCATCGTGTTCATTTTTTATCATATCCAGAATCTGAACAGAAAGAATGGCATCGATATATTCAAATTACATTATTCCATACCGATCATTCCCAAATTAATGTCGGAGATTGGATAGAGGTTAAAGCGATGCTGAAGCATCCATTTCCTCCAGTTAGAATGGCGAGTTATGATTTGCAATTTCATGATTGGTTTAAAAATATTGGTGCTTATGGATATGCTATCGCTCCTATTAACGTAATTAGAAAAAGCGATAAAACCTCAATACAATTGATACGTGAAAAAATAGCCTGTCGTATCAGGATTTTATTGCCTGGTGAGACTGGTGCAATTGCGCAAATTCTATTAACCGGAATTGATGCGAATTTATCTCAAGAAAAAAGACATGTTTTTGCTGTGGCCGGACTTGCCCATTTATTGGCCATTGCTGGTCTACATCTGGGAACGGTGATGTTGATTGTTGGCGGTACAGTACGCTGGCTTTTATTGCGAAGTGAATATATTGCCTTGCATTGGCCAGTGAAAATGATTGCGTTATCAATTGGATGGATTGCAGGTTGTATCTATCTTTTTCTTACAGGATTTCATTTGCCGGCAATTCGTAGTCTGATAATGGCAAGTTTGATCGTTTTCGCTATGTCTATGGATCGTCGAAGTTTATCAATGCATAATTTGATGCTGGCAGCATTGATGATTTTGATTTTTTCACCCTCATCGATCATGAACGTATCCTTTCAAATGTCTATGGCAGCTGTGATGGCTATAATTGCAGGATATGGTTGGGGATATGACCGTTTTTTAAAAAAATCCAAGAATACTTGTGGTTTAAAAAATTTTTTTTTCTATATTTCAGAGGCTGCATGGATCAGTTTCCTGGCTGGCTTGGCAGTATGTCCAATTGTTATGGCTCATTTTCATGAACTGAATTTATATTTTATTTTGGCAAATTTGATTGCGGTTCCTGTAACAATGTTTTTGATCATGCCAACTGGATTACTATCCCTGGTAACTATTGGGACAGGAATTGATTATTATTTTTTACATTTGATGGCGTATGGAATTAATTTGGTAATTAATACAGCCCGAATTGTTAATGATTTCCCTTATGCGGTTATATGGGTTAAGGATATGCCTGGATGGGGGTTGACATGCTATTTTATTGGATTATGCATTATCTGTTTATGCGTGACTCGATTAAAAAGTACCGGCATTCTTCTGATTACGATAGGGATTATATCCTGTTTATGGGGTAAAAATCCTGATCTGGTAACCTCTGCGGATGGACAAATGATTGCCATTCGACGAACTGGGTTTATATGGGTAATTTGTCAGCATGGATGCAATAAATATACGATTGAGGGATGGAAACAATACTTGGGTGTATCAAAAGTGAGAATTCAATTTTCTCACAATCATGACAGAAATATTCTTTGCAAGGATTTTTATTGCAAATTGCTGGATGAACATGTTTTGATCATATTAAAAAAACCTGAGAATTTCTTTTCCCAAGCTGAAATATGTCATGCTATGCGGTTGGAAATTTCTTTATTATGGGAACAGCGTTTATGTCCTGATATATCATTCGTTGATAAAGAAAAAAACTGGGTATATGGATCACATAGCATATGGTTGAATTCAAACAAGATCAAAAATGATTTGTCATTAAGAGGCAATCGTCCATGGGTTATGGAACCAATTCAACGTGGTATTCCGAATTTACCCGAAGCTTTGAGTGAATAA